Within Saccharomycodes ludwigii strain NBRC 1722 chromosome IV, whole genome shotgun sequence, the genomic segment CTCCTCATTGGGTGAAATTACCGCTTGTCTAGTTAGAGTCCCTGCTGAAGTCATTAAACAAAGAACTCAAACTAGCCAATTACTAAATTCGTCTTCTTGGAAAACTTTACGATCAATTCTACAAAACAATCGTGGAAATGTAATAAGTACTTTATACAGAGGCTGGAACACTACAATCATGAGAGAAATCCCATTCACTTGTATTCAATTCCCTATATACgaatatttaaagaaaaattgtaaaGATCCACAAACAGAGTCTATAGCTCCCTGGAAGGGCTCTTTGTGTGGGTGTGTGGCAGGTGGTATAGCAGCCTCCATTACTACCCCATTAGatgttttgaaaactaGATTGATGTTAAGTGATAAAGATATACCCGTCCTTAAATTAATTGCAACATTATACAAAGAGGAAGGTTTTACAGTATTTTTCAGTGGCATTGGTCCAAGAACAATGTGGATTTCTATGGGTGGCGCTATATTCTTAGGTGTCTATGAAACTGTACACTCTGCGTTATAACCATTCACCTACTCGTAATTacatatttgtttttctttattctTTTCCTACGTGCATATTTCATAATAAAGGATTCAGGTTTCAAATTTAATGTATTTAATTGTTCTATAAATGGCCAAATTTCAGATTCATTCCATGTATTTTGTAGTTTAAAAAGCTCTTTAAATCTTTGCTTGATGTTACCAGATAACCCATTTTTATCCAAATATGATATTCTATCTCTATTTATATCCTTAACATAAAATCCAACAAGCATTGTCAAGTCTAT encodes:
- the PET8 gene encoding Pet8p (similar to Saccharomyces cerevisiae YNL003C | PET8 | PETite colonies); translation: MSVPNENSVRSKKNPFLISLISGACAGTATDLVFFPIDTLKTRLQAKGGFFHNGGYRGVYKGLGSAVIASAPSASLFFVTYDSMKKFLHPFFIKYIGGCNNKSELANVLTHMSASSLGEITACLVRVPAEVIKQRTQTSQLLNSSSWKTLRSILQNNRGNVISTLYRGWNTTIMREIPFTCIQFPIYEYLKKNCKDPQTESIAPWKGSLCGCVAGGIAASITTPLDVLKTRLMLSDKDIPVLKLIATLYKEEGFTVFFSGIGPRTMWISMGGAIFLGVYETVHSAL